The genomic interval GGCATCCAGGCCGTGCTCTCCGAGCTGGTGCGCGGCGGCTTCGCCGACCCCTCGGCCATGACCGCCACGGGCCGGACCGTGGGCGAGAACCTGGCCGACCTGCAGGCCGCCGTGCTCGACCCCGAGGTCATCCGGCCCCTGGAGAAGCCCTATTCCCCCGAGGGCGGCATCGCCATCCTCTACGGCAACATCGCGCCCCAGGGCTGCGTGGTGAAGCAGGCCGCCGTGGCCCCGGAGATGATGAAGCGCACCGGCACGGCGCGGCCCTTCGACTCCGAGGAGGAGGCCGTGACCGCCATCCTGGGCGGAAAAATCGTCAAGGGCGACGTGGTGGTCATCCGCTACGAGGGCCCCAGGGGCGGCCCGGGCATGCGCGAAATGCTCACCCCAACCTCGGCCATCGCGGGCATGGGCCTGGGCGCGGACGTGGCCCTCATCACCGACGGCCGCTTCTCCGGCGGCACGCGCGGCGCGGCCATCGGCCACGTCTCGCCGGAGGCCGCCTCGGGCGGGCCCATCGGCCTGGTGCGCGAGGGCGACCGCATCGCCATCGACATCCCGGCGCGGAGCATCGAACTGCTGGTGGACGAATCGGAACTGGCCCGGCGCAAGGCCGCCTGGAAACCCCTGGACAAGCCCATCGCCTCGCCGTTCCTGCGGCGCTACGCCTCGCGCGTCAGTTCGGCGGCGCAGGGGGCCGTGCTGGAGTAGACGATGCGTGACATCGCCAAGTTCATCAACGGATTCAAGGCTTTTCAGGACAACTACTTCTGCGGGGACGAGGAGGTCTTCCAGCGGCTGCGCTCCGGCCAGAATCCCCGCGCCCTGCTCATCGGCTGCTGCGACTCGCGGGTGGACCCGGCCATCCTCACGAACAGCGCGCCCGGCGACCTGTTCGTGATCCGCAACGTGGCCAACCTCGTGCCTCCATGCGAGGACGACGGCGGCCACCACGGCGTGAGCGCGGCCCTGGAATTCGCGGTGCGCGTGCTCCTGGTGGAGCACGTCATCGTCATGGGCCACAGCGCCTGCGGCGGCATCCGCTCGCTCATGCGCGGGGAGTTCGGCCAGGCCAGGGACTTCCTGCCCCGCTGGGTGGACATCATGGCCCCGGCCCGGGAACGCGTGCTGCGGGAGCTGCCGGACAAGTCCCCGGAGCTGCAGGAACGCGCCTGCGAACAGGCCGCCGTGCTCGTGTCCCTGGACAACCTGCTGACCTTCCCCTGGGTCCGGGAGCGCGTGGAGA from Desulfovibrio aminophilus DSM 12254 carries:
- a CDS encoding carbonic anhydrase, which produces MRDIAKFINGFKAFQDNYFCGDEEVFQRLRSGQNPRALLIGCCDSRVDPAILTNSAPGDLFVIRNVANLVPPCEDDGGHHGVSAALEFAVRVLLVEHVIVMGHSACGGIRSLMRGEFGQARDFLPRWVDIMAPARERVLRELPDKSPELQERACEQAAVLVSLDNLLTFPWVRERVETGSLLLHGWYFDLERGELLSYLPQSGQFEPLVPRCEAG